From Streptomyces sp. 6-11-2, one genomic window encodes:
- a CDS encoding AfsR/SARP family transcriptional regulator codes for MQIKLLGPFIAQEHHGSIVPSAAKPRQVLALLALRAGGIVTAATLMEELWGDQPPRSGPTTLQTYILKLRRLLERALTPEDDAPGTFACGGPTGAARPHAKEVLVTRHGGYQLDIEPGVIDTQEFERLQELGQAAFAAGDLATASTLLGQALALWRGPALVDVKTGLVLEMEVLWLEEARMTALESRIAADLRLGRHGQVLSELATLSAQHPLHEGLHAQFMAAQYASGRVWQALQTYQRLRTTLGAELGIEPSARVQRLYGSMLAADASLDVSLDAPLDVGSPTGPVSRAALRSAV; via the coding sequence GTGCAGATCAAGCTCCTTGGTCCATTCATCGCACAGGAACACCACGGATCCATCGTCCCGAGCGCGGCGAAACCGCGGCAGGTCCTCGCCCTGCTCGCCCTTCGCGCGGGCGGCATCGTCACCGCGGCGACTCTGATGGAGGAACTCTGGGGCGACCAGCCACCGCGCAGCGGACCGACCACGCTTCAGACCTACATTCTCAAGTTGCGGCGCCTGCTGGAGCGGGCGCTGACTCCGGAGGACGACGCGCCGGGCACCTTCGCGTGCGGGGGGCCGACGGGAGCCGCCCGCCCGCACGCGAAGGAGGTGCTCGTCACCCGCCATGGCGGATACCAGCTCGACATCGAGCCGGGCGTGATCGACACACAGGAGTTCGAACGGCTCCAGGAACTCGGCCAGGCGGCCTTCGCCGCCGGTGACCTCGCCACCGCCTCCACCCTGCTGGGGCAGGCGCTCGCCCTGTGGCGGGGCCCGGCGCTGGTGGACGTCAAGACCGGGCTGGTGCTGGAAATGGAGGTGCTGTGGCTGGAGGAGGCGCGGATGACCGCGCTGGAGAGCCGCATCGCTGCCGACCTGCGGCTGGGGCGGCACGGTCAGGTGCTGAGCGAGCTGGCCACCCTCTCGGCGCAGCATCCCCTGCACGAGGGGCTGCACGCGCAGTTCATGGCGGCCCAGTACGCCTCGGGCCGGGTCTGGCAGGCGCTGCAGACCTACCAGCGGCTGCGCACCACGCTCGGGGCCGAACTGGGCATCGAACCGAGCGCGCGGGTGCAGCGGCTGTACGGGTCGATGCTCGCGGCGGACGCGTCACTGGATGTGTCCCTGGACGCGCCGCTGGACGTGGGTTCGCCGACCGGGCCGGTGTCGCGGGCGGCGCTGCGGTCGGCCGTCTGA
- a CDS encoding sensor histidine kinase, producing MRTERREQADGDTETWEVPLSHFTAFILYAVLAGFLAQVSVNTWASGARAMQMTACVLCFSALCALQILQTQPRLEQRGRRYRTITLSAQVLLTYLPLPWLGNPWEAVGGFLAASVLLLLPARLKWQVFFAVVAANTVIAELSNGDPAFAASTASSTLVTGLALYAIRLVSELRRARTRLVGAVSQERRRFARDLHDLLGYSLSAITLKTEVALRHVPRRDEQAKKELTSILAISRQALTDVRHVAHSYQSLSLATELEACVAMLRSASIEVDVRTSVPPPENRTGTVLAIVLREAVTNMLRHSKVRHCAIELDRVGRRLRLGIVNDGTGLEGRDDVASSSTASTDCRGLTNLEMRLAAVGGTLTAGRRSGGRFEVVAGVPDGRETPEPSGTAADDGSGDVRRGDRRPVGHGGRVWRAEHERRRDPRGVRTDPNRMPGGTEARCEHLGSWERVCAMPAPREFSAEP from the coding sequence ATGCGGACGGAGCGCCGAGAACAGGCCGACGGCGACACGGAAACCTGGGAGGTGCCGCTGTCGCACTTCACTGCTTTCATTCTGTATGCGGTGCTGGCGGGATTTCTCGCCCAGGTGTCGGTGAACACCTGGGCGTCCGGGGCCCGGGCGATGCAGATGACGGCGTGCGTCCTGTGCTTCTCCGCGCTGTGCGCCCTCCAGATCCTGCAGACGCAGCCGCGATTAGAACAGCGTGGACGCCGCTACCGCACCATCACACTGTCCGCACAGGTCCTGCTCACCTATCTGCCGCTGCCCTGGCTGGGAAACCCCTGGGAGGCGGTTGGCGGCTTCCTCGCCGCGTCCGTACTGCTGCTTCTGCCGGCGCGGCTGAAGTGGCAGGTGTTCTTCGCCGTCGTGGCGGCCAACACGGTGATCGCCGAACTGTCCAACGGCGACCCCGCGTTCGCCGCCTCCACCGCGTCGTCCACCCTCGTCACCGGCCTGGCGCTCTACGCCATCAGGCTGGTGTCCGAACTGCGCCGGGCTCGGACGAGGCTGGTCGGCGCGGTCTCCCAGGAGCGCCGGCGGTTCGCCCGCGACCTGCACGACCTACTCGGATACAGCCTTTCGGCGATCACCCTCAAGACAGAGGTGGCGCTGCGGCACGTTCCGCGCCGGGACGAACAAGCCAAGAAGGAGCTGACGTCGATCCTGGCGATCTCCCGCCAGGCGCTCACCGACGTGCGCCACGTGGCACACAGTTACCAGTCGCTGTCGCTGGCCACGGAGCTGGAGGCGTGCGTGGCCATGCTCAGATCCGCCTCGATCGAGGTGGATGTGCGCACGTCGGTGCCCCCGCCGGAGAACCGGACCGGCACCGTTTTGGCCATCGTGCTGCGGGAGGCGGTGACCAACATGCTGCGGCACAGCAAGGTGCGGCACTGTGCGATCGAGCTGGACCGGGTGGGTCGCCGTCTGCGGCTGGGCATCGTCAACGACGGCACCGGGCTGGAGGGCCGCGACGACGTCGCGTCCTCATCCACGGCGTCGACGGACTGCCGTGGGCTGACGAACCTGGAGATGCGGTTGGCGGCGGTCGGCGGCACGCTGACGGCCGGACGGCGATCCGGTGGCCGGTTCGAGGTGGTGGCCGGAGTCCCGGACGGCCGCGAGACGCCGGAGCCGTCGGGCACGGCGGCGGACGACGGCTCCGGGGACGTTCGCCGGGGCGACCGGCGGCCCGTCGGGCACGGCGGCCGGGTCTGGCGCGCGGAGCACGAACGGCGCCGGGATCCGCGCGGCGTGCGGACCGACCCGAACCGGATGCCGGGCGGCACCGAGGCACGCTGCGAACACCTCGGCAGCTGGGAGCGCGTGTGCGCGATGCCCGCACCGCGGGAGTTCTCGGCCGAGCCGTGA
- a CDS encoding AMP-binding protein yields MADGYWKRPLETRETFCGTTVDGEAGFLRTGDLGVLHGGELFVTGRIKDMMVLTGRNVYPQDVEHRVQQLSELFGATAVFTADSDHDTLVVVQEVHVGRRYDLNLAALAREVRACVARDFEVAAVNVVLVRPGTVRRTSSGKIQRHTTRRLFRCGRLLPLTVPPLTAGRRGGCNLAG; encoded by the coding sequence GTGGCCGACGGCTACTGGAAGCGCCCGCTGGAGACGCGGGAGACGTTCTGCGGGACCACCGTGGACGGCGAGGCCGGCTTCCTGCGGACCGGTGACCTCGGGGTGTTGCACGGTGGCGAGCTGTTCGTCACCGGCCGGATCAAGGACATGATGGTGCTGACCGGGCGGAACGTGTATCCGCAGGACGTCGAGCACCGCGTGCAACAACTCAGTGAACTTTTCGGCGCCACGGCGGTGTTCACCGCGGATTCCGACCATGACACGTTGGTCGTGGTGCAGGAGGTGCACGTGGGGCGCCGTTACGACCTGAACCTGGCCGCACTGGCAAGGGAGGTGCGCGCCTGCGTGGCCCGGGACTTCGAGGTGGCCGCCGTGAACGTGGTGCTGGTCAGGCCGGGAACGGTGCGCCGGACGTCCAGCGGCAAGATCCAGCGGCACACGACGCGCCGGCTGTTCCGGTGCGGCCGGCTGCTGCCGCTGACCGTGCCCCCGCTGACCGCGGGACGACGGGGCGGATGCAATTTGGCTGGATAA
- a CDS encoding GNAT family N-acetyltransferase → MEPIRHGDRDDLFEAVVSQDSVMRWLATGRADSRSAAEAMCDDHVAHWARHGYGDFAVRDAATHAFLGRVGLRNRAQYGVDLGFAVHPRAQGRGIAGEAGRACLDLAFRRLALPAVFAFVLPGNMASIAVLRRLGAQADGTVQSSGLHCLRYRFAPATAAVAEHVGDDGLADLQLLHEPGPGSPEGEAALRDGLPDPFGVKGLGLVWADKQHTLTAVSKGRPVASAGWLVRDMAFDGLPRRAAGLGGVLVHPASRGQGIARAVISVAVEHARAAGAETMILLCRPDLVPLYTQLGWSRLSVPVTVQQPDGARTSPLTAMIYDLAGLPHPTVGVDLRGLPF, encoded by the coding sequence ATGGAGCCGATCCGCCACGGGGATCGCGACGATCTCTTTGAGGCTGTGGTCAGTCAGGACAGCGTCATGCGGTGGCTGGCGACCGGCCGGGCCGACAGTCGGTCTGCGGCCGAGGCCATGTGCGATGACCACGTCGCCCACTGGGCCAGACACGGTTACGGCGACTTTGCGGTCCGGGACGCCGCCACGCACGCGTTTCTCGGCCGGGTGGGACTGCGTAACCGGGCCCAGTACGGGGTCGACCTCGGTTTCGCCGTGCACCCACGGGCCCAAGGCCGTGGGATCGCCGGCGAGGCCGGCCGTGCGTGCCTGGACCTGGCGTTTCGCCGTCTGGCGCTTCCTGCCGTTTTCGCGTTCGTCCTGCCCGGCAATATGGCCTCGATCGCGGTACTGCGCCGCCTGGGCGCCCAGGCCGACGGGACGGTGCAGTCCAGTGGCCTGCACTGTCTGCGCTACCGGTTCGCTCCCGCCACCGCGGCCGTCGCGGAGCATGTGGGGGACGACGGTCTCGCGGACCTCCAGCTGCTCCATGAGCCGGGCCCCGGTTCTCCGGAAGGTGAAGCCGCACTCCGCGACGGCCTGCCCGACCCCTTCGGGGTGAAGGGGCTCGGCCTGGTGTGGGCTGACAAGCAGCACACCCTCACCGCTGTCTCCAAGGGCCGGCCGGTGGCTTCCGCGGGATGGCTGGTGCGGGACATGGCGTTTGACGGATTGCCGCGCCGCGCCGCGGGGTTGGGGGGTGTGCTGGTGCACCCCGCCAGTCGGGGCCAGGGCATCGCCCGGGCGGTGATCAGCGTGGCGGTCGAACATGCACGAGCGGCCGGCGCCGAGACGATGATTCTGCTCTGCCGCCCGGATCTGGTCCCGCTCTACACGCAGCTGGGATGGAGCCGGCTCTCCGTGCCCGTCACCGTCCAGCAGCCCGACGGCGCGCGGACCTCGCCACTGACCGCCATGATCTACGACCTGGCCGGCCTGCCTCATCCAACCGTCGGTGTGGACCTGCGGGGTCTGCCCTTCTGA
- a CDS encoding DUF2156 domain-containing protein, with the protein MSTTSATTLDSPVLRAITTHTQSENPSSFLALNSGNDVFTLPGVDGVAVYRRAGRHLVQFGGPFAAPDAYGKLLAGLRERTREEQLHLVSVQLQRADAEQYRKAGFTVNQIGASWAVHLPEFTLRGTRFMQLRNKISRALRNGLVVEEVPAEECEEALNTIDKAWLGSKGEHARPLEFLVGQVGGPAQGHRRLFVGSIDGAPVSYISYSPVYGSRSGWMHDLSRRIPGGSPGLMEAINASAIEKFAGEGVEWLHFGFTPFTGLSEDNELPGRSPSFQWLMHFLWAEGAALYPAQSQLDYKEKWAPHAALPEYVAFDGPASIAGFAHVFRACNAF; encoded by the coding sequence GTGTCGACGACAAGCGCAACGACCCTGGACAGTCCCGTCCTGCGAGCCATAACGACACACACCCAGTCCGAGAATCCCAGCTCGTTCCTGGCCCTCAACAGCGGGAACGACGTCTTCACCCTCCCTGGCGTCGACGGCGTGGCCGTCTACCGCCGGGCCGGCCGCCATCTCGTACAGTTCGGCGGCCCGTTCGCCGCTCCCGACGCCTACGGCAAGCTGCTCGCGGGACTGCGCGAGCGCACCCGCGAGGAGCAACTGCACCTCGTGTCCGTGCAGCTCCAGCGGGCCGACGCGGAGCAGTACCGGAAGGCCGGGTTCACGGTCAACCAGATCGGCGCCTCCTGGGCGGTGCACCTGCCCGAGTTCACCCTGCGCGGCACCCGCTTCATGCAGTTGCGCAACAAGATCTCCCGCGCCCTGCGTAACGGCCTGGTCGTCGAGGAGGTACCGGCCGAGGAGTGTGAGGAGGCACTGAACACGATCGACAAGGCATGGCTGGGGTCCAAGGGCGAGCACGCCCGGCCCCTGGAGTTCCTCGTCGGCCAGGTCGGCGGACCGGCCCAGGGACACCGCCGGCTCTTCGTCGGCAGCATCGACGGCGCGCCGGTGAGCTACATCTCGTACTCGCCGGTCTACGGCAGCAGGAGCGGCTGGATGCACGACCTGAGCCGGCGCATCCCGGGCGGCTCCCCGGGTCTGATGGAGGCCATCAACGCCTCCGCCATCGAGAAGTTCGCCGGCGAGGGCGTGGAGTGGCTGCACTTCGGCTTCACGCCGTTCACCGGCCTGTCCGAGGACAACGAGCTGCCCGGCCGCAGCCCTTCCTTCCAGTGGCTCATGCACTTCCTGTGGGCCGAGGGCGCCGCGCTGTACCCGGCGCAGTCCCAGCTGGACTACAAGGAGAAGTGGGCCCCGCACGCGGCGCTGCCCGAGTATGTGGCCTTCGACGGACCCGCGTCCATTGCCGGCTTCGCCCATGTCTTCCGCGCCTGCAACGCGTTCTGA
- a CDS encoding malonic semialdehyde reductase: MPLALDPAAQDLLFREARTANTFTDEPVSEEQVQAIYDLVKYGPTSMNQSPLRITLVRSAEARERLVQHMAEGNRAKTAAAPLVAILSADNEFHEELPHLFPHFPQAKDAVFGDRGVRESQAALNAGLQAAYFIIGIRAAGLAAGPMTGLDFEGVRKEFLDDDHTPLMVVNIGKPGEDAWYPRSPRLEFDQVVTTV; the protein is encoded by the coding sequence ATGCCGCTCGCTCTTGACCCCGCCGCCCAGGACCTTCTCTTCCGTGAGGCCCGCACCGCGAACACCTTCACCGACGAACCGGTGTCCGAAGAGCAGGTCCAGGCGATCTACGACCTGGTCAAGTACGGCCCGACGTCCATGAACCAGTCGCCGCTGCGCATCACCCTGGTCCGCTCCGCCGAGGCCCGCGAGCGTCTCGTCCAGCACATGGCGGAGGGCAACCGGGCGAAGACCGCCGCCGCCCCCCTGGTCGCGATCCTCTCCGCGGACAACGAGTTCCACGAGGAACTGCCCCACCTCTTCCCGCACTTCCCCCAGGCCAAGGACGCCGTCTTCGGCGACCGTGGGGTGCGGGAGAGCCAGGCCGCCCTCAACGCCGGCCTCCAGGCCGCGTACTTCATCATCGGCATCCGGGCCGCGGGCCTCGCCGCCGGTCCGATGACCGGCCTGGACTTCGAGGGCGTCCGCAAGGAATTCCTGGACGACGACCACACCCCGCTGATGGTCGTCAACATCGGCAAGCCGGGCGAGGACGCCTGGTACCCGCGCTCCCCTCGTCTGGAGTTCGACCAGGTCGTCACCACGGTCTGA
- a CDS encoding STAS domain-containing protein has protein sequence MHPELHICHRDENDWTVVEIHGEVDVYTVPRIREHLGKRIQAGRHRLIVDLTGTTFMDSTGLGLLVGIHKRIRTRAGALRLVIVNQDIRQIFTMTSLDRVFPIYDSTQAAMG, from the coding sequence ATGCATCCCGAACTCCACATCTGTCACCGCGACGAGAATGACTGGACCGTCGTCGAGATCCACGGAGAGGTCGACGTGTACACCGTGCCCCGCATCCGCGAACACTTGGGCAAAAGGATTCAGGCGGGCCGGCACCGCCTCATCGTCGACCTGACAGGAACGACATTCATGGACTCGACCGGCCTTGGGCTCCTCGTCGGCATCCACAAGCGGATCCGTACACGCGCCGGCGCCCTGAGGCTGGTCATCGTAAACCAGGACATCCGGCAGATCTTCACCATGACGAGCCTGGACCGGGTTTTCCCGATCTACGATTCAACGCAAGCCGCGATGGGGTGA
- a CDS encoding cellulose-binding domain-containing protein — protein MRTPHLRLLRRPWTAALAAAGSLALLVFAFIATPTSAAEAGCRVDYTVNQWAGGYTAQVKVTHLGPAVNGWRLTWTHADGQRVTSAWNATVTQTGASVVAVNADWNGSLATDGSAEFGVQGTWSSANPAPTDFALNGLVCGGIGTTPPPTTPPPTTPPPSAECGSAVVCSGFEDQTGTTPSGAWQFAAPDCQGTGTAAVDTSVAHSGGRSLRVDGKAGYCNHAFVASTANLSSVGPVMYVRMWVRHTTALPAAHVTFVSLPDSSQGGRALRVGGQNGALQWNRETDDATLPAQSPAGVAQSRPLPTGSWQCLRFAIDTTAPTLDTWLGDELIPGLHADGVPTQDIDQQWLARTTPPRPTTLRLGWESYGTGDDRLWFDDVAVGSSPIGC, from the coding sequence GTGCGCACCCCCCACTTGCGATTACTGCGCAGGCCCTGGACGGCGGCCCTCGCGGCTGCCGGGTCCCTCGCCCTGCTGGTGTTCGCATTCATCGCGACACCCACCAGTGCCGCGGAGGCCGGCTGCCGGGTCGACTACACCGTGAACCAGTGGGCCGGCGGCTACACGGCCCAGGTCAAGGTCACCCATCTCGGCCCGGCGGTCAACGGCTGGCGTCTGACCTGGACCCACGCCGACGGCCAGCGGGTGACATCGGCGTGGAACGCGACCGTCACCCAGACCGGCGCCTCCGTCGTCGCCGTCAACGCGGACTGGAACGGTTCGCTGGCCACCGACGGCTCCGCCGAGTTCGGTGTCCAGGGCACCTGGAGCTCGGCCAACCCCGCCCCGACCGACTTCGCCCTCAACGGTCTGGTGTGCGGCGGAATCGGCACCACCCCGCCGCCGACCACCCCGCCGCCCACGACCCCGCCGCCCTCCGCCGAATGCGGCAGCGCCGTGGTCTGCTCGGGCTTCGAGGACCAGACCGGCACCACTCCCTCCGGCGCCTGGCAGTTCGCCGCGCCCGACTGTCAGGGCACCGGAACCGCGGCCGTCGACACCTCGGTCGCGCACAGCGGCGGCAGGTCGCTGCGGGTCGACGGCAAGGCCGGCTACTGCAACCACGCCTTCGTCGCCTCCACCGCGAATCTGTCTTCGGTGGGGCCGGTGATGTATGTGCGCATGTGGGTGCGGCACACCACCGCGCTCCCCGCGGCCCATGTCACCTTCGTCTCCCTGCCCGACAGCTCCCAGGGCGGCCGGGCGCTGCGCGTCGGCGGCCAGAACGGCGCCCTCCAGTGGAACCGGGAGACCGACGACGCCACCCTGCCCGCGCAGAGCCCGGCGGGCGTGGCGCAGAGCAGGCCGCTGCCGACCGGGAGCTGGCAGTGTCTGCGCTTCGCGATCGACACGACGGCGCCCACGCTCGACACCTGGCTCGGCGACGAACTGATCCCGGGCCTGCACGCGGACGGCGTCCCCACCCAGGACATCGACCAGCAGTGGCTTGCCCGCACCACCCCGCCCCGGCCCACCACCCTGCGCCTGGGCTGGGAGAGCTACGGGACGGGCGACGACAGACTCTGGTTCGACGATGTGGCCGTGGGTTCCTCCCCCATCGGCTGCTGA
- a CDS encoding acyl carrier protein — protein MSDQAPAVEQLSSLPRSERSEFLESIVVAEFKDVLLMGGDEMFPTDQSYFSLGFTSLRIMEVKTRLEKTLGCTLSTNVLFNSPTIEKLVEYLADEVLADLIR, from the coding sequence ATGAGCGATCAGGCCCCGGCGGTGGAGCAACTCTCCTCGCTTCCTCGGTCCGAGCGGTCAGAATTCCTTGAGAGCATCGTCGTCGCGGAGTTCAAGGACGTCCTTCTCATGGGCGGCGACGAAATGTTCCCCACCGATCAGAGCTACTTCTCTCTGGGCTTCACCTCGCTGCGCATCATGGAGGTGAAGACCCGGTTGGAGAAAACGCTCGGATGCACACTGAGCACAAATGTGCTGTTCAACAGCCCGACCATCGAGAAGCTGGTCGAATACCTGGCGGACGAGGTTCTCGCCGACCTCATACGGTGA
- a CDS encoding glycoside hydrolase family 19 protein encodes MSRRRISAVVAALALSAAVPVLVPTSSASAATCSSYPSWVAGKAYVTGDIVRYTDGKAYIAEHDNPGYDPVISTWYWEPYNCDSGTPVGNFVVSEAQFNQMFPNRNGFYTYSGLVAALSAYPGFATTGGDETKKQEAAAFLANVSHETGGLVYVVEQNTANYPHYCDWSQPYGCPAGQSAYYGRGPIQLSWNFNYKAAGDALGIDLLNNPSLMQTDAAVAWKTGLWYWNTQSGPGSMTPHNAMVNGAGFGQTIRSINGSLECDGRNPAQVQSRVTTYQQFTQILGVSAGANLYC; translated from the coding sequence GTGTCGAGGCGTCGTATCTCCGCGGTCGTGGCCGCGCTCGCCCTCTCCGCCGCCGTACCGGTGCTGGTGCCGACCAGCAGCGCGTCCGCCGCCACTTGTTCGAGCTATCCGAGCTGGGTGGCCGGCAAGGCGTACGTCACCGGTGACATCGTCCGCTACACGGACGGCAAGGCGTACATCGCTGAGCACGACAACCCGGGCTACGACCCGGTCATCAGCACCTGGTACTGGGAGCCGTACAACTGCGACAGCGGTACGCCCGTCGGTAACTTCGTCGTCTCCGAGGCCCAGTTCAACCAGATGTTCCCGAACCGCAACGGCTTCTACACCTACAGCGGTCTTGTCGCCGCGCTCAGCGCCTACCCCGGCTTCGCCACCACGGGCGGCGACGAGACCAAGAAGCAGGAGGCAGCCGCCTTCCTCGCCAACGTCAGCCACGAGACGGGCGGACTGGTGTACGTCGTCGAGCAGAACACCGCCAACTATCCGCACTACTGCGACTGGAGCCAGCCGTACGGCTGCCCGGCCGGCCAGTCGGCCTATTACGGGCGCGGCCCCATCCAGCTCAGCTGGAACTTCAACTACAAGGCCGCAGGTGATGCGCTCGGCATCGACCTGCTCAACAACCCCTCGCTGATGCAGACCGACGCCGCCGTGGCGTGGAAGACGGGCCTCTGGTACTGGAACACCCAGTCCGGCCCCGGCAGCATGACCCCGCACAACGCCATGGTCAACGGCGCGGGCTTCGGCCAGACGATCCGTTCCATCAACGGGTCCCTCGAGTGCGACGGCAGGAACCCCGCCCAGGTGCAGAGCCGTGTGACCACGTACCAGCAGTTCACGCAGATCCTGGGCGTGTCGGCGGGCGCCAACCTGTACTGCTGA
- a CDS encoding Cmx/CmrA family chloramphenicol efflux MFS transporter, translating to MPFPLYLLAMAVFAMGTSEFMLAGLLPDIASDLDVTVGTAGVLTSAFAIGMIVGAPFVAALARNWRRRSGLLGFILMFAAAHAVGAVTASFPVLVATRVVAALANAGFLAVALTAAAALVPPDKKGRALAVLLSGTTGATIAGVPGGSVLGTLLGWRAAFWAVAVLCLPAALGILKGIPAGRAKEEAAGGPALRAELTQLARPRLILVMLLGALVNAATFAGFTFLAPVVTDTAGLSELWISVVLVLFGVGSFAGVTVAGRLSDQHPGRVIAVGGPLLLIGWPALAVLADKPVALFVLVFVQGALSFALGSTLIARVLYEAAGAPTMAGSYATAALNVGAAVGPLIAASTLGTGVGNLGPLWSSGVLVAVALLIAFPLRTVIAADLSTEALP from the coding sequence ATGCCTTTCCCGCTGTATCTGCTTGCCATGGCGGTCTTCGCCATGGGCACCTCGGAATTCATGCTCGCCGGCCTCTTGCCGGACATCGCGTCGGATCTCGATGTCACGGTCGGGACAGCAGGCGTGCTCACCTCGGCCTTCGCCATCGGCATGATCGTCGGCGCCCCCTTTGTGGCCGCACTTGCCCGCAACTGGCGCAGGCGCTCCGGTCTTCTCGGGTTCATCCTCATGTTCGCGGCAGCTCACGCCGTGGGTGCCGTCACCGCGAGCTTCCCGGTTCTGGTCGCCACCCGGGTCGTCGCCGCGCTCGCGAACGCGGGGTTCCTTGCTGTCGCTCTGACGGCTGCCGCCGCGCTGGTCCCACCCGACAAGAAGGGACGTGCGCTGGCCGTGCTGCTGTCGGGCACGACGGGGGCCACGATCGCCGGTGTCCCCGGTGGGTCGGTGCTCGGCACGTTGCTCGGCTGGCGGGCCGCGTTCTGGGCTGTCGCCGTTCTCTGCCTGCCCGCGGCTCTCGGCATTCTGAAGGGGATCCCAGCGGGACGTGCGAAGGAGGAGGCGGCTGGCGGGCCGGCCTTGCGAGCGGAGCTCACCCAGCTCGCAAGGCCGAGGTTGATCCTGGTGATGCTGCTCGGTGCGCTGGTGAACGCGGCGACTTTCGCCGGCTTCACCTTCCTCGCCCCCGTCGTGACCGACACCGCCGGGCTGAGTGAGCTGTGGATCTCTGTCGTCCTGGTGCTCTTCGGCGTCGGTTCCTTCGCCGGGGTCACCGTCGCCGGCCGACTGTCCGACCAACACCCCGGCCGAGTCATCGCAGTCGGCGGTCCGCTGCTGCTCATCGGCTGGCCGGCCCTGGCCGTGCTGGCCGACAAACCGGTCGCTCTGTTCGTCCTCGTGTTCGTCCAGGGCGCGCTGTCCTTCGCGTTGGGCAGCACCCTGATCGCACGGGTCCTCTACGAGGCCGCGGGAGCTCCCACCATGGCCGGCTCGTACGCGACCGCGGCACTCAACGTCGGCGCCGCCGTCGGACCACTCATCGCCGCGTCCACGCTCGGCACCGGAGTCGGGAACCTCGGGCCGCTGTGGTCGAGCGGAGTCCTGGTCGCTGTTGCGCTGCTCATCGCGTTCCCCCTCCGCACGGTGATCGCGGCCGACCTAAGCACCGAGGCGCTCCCGTGA
- a CDS encoding DNA-binding response regulator, producing MIRVLLAEDMNMVRGALVALLSMEPDITVVAEVEDGDRVVPIALEHRPDIAVLDVDLPGTDGLTAAGMLHEQLPSCGTLMLTSLGKPGTLKRALSMRVSGFLLKDAPPEQLASAIRKVAAGERVVDPELVLSAWDYERSPLTAREMEVLQLAAQGAQVGEIAGALFLSAGTVRNYLTTIVSKLNARNRVDAIRIAQEAGWLS from the coding sequence ATGATCCGCGTGCTACTCGCCGAGGACATGAACATGGTTCGTGGCGCGTTGGTCGCCCTGCTGTCGATGGAACCGGACATCACGGTCGTGGCTGAAGTGGAGGACGGCGACCGGGTGGTACCGATCGCGCTGGAACACCGGCCCGACATCGCGGTTCTCGACGTGGACCTGCCCGGCACGGACGGACTGACCGCCGCCGGCATGCTCCACGAGCAGCTGCCGTCGTGCGGCACCCTCATGCTCACCAGCCTCGGCAAGCCCGGCACACTGAAGCGGGCGCTGAGCATGCGGGTGTCCGGGTTCCTGCTCAAGGACGCGCCGCCGGAGCAACTGGCGAGTGCCATAAGGAAGGTGGCCGCCGGGGAACGGGTGGTCGACCCGGAGCTGGTGCTCTCCGCCTGGGACTACGAGCGGAGCCCGCTGACCGCCCGCGAGATGGAGGTGCTGCAACTGGCCGCACAGGGGGCACAGGTGGGCGAGATCGCCGGGGCACTGTTCCTTTCCGCGGGGACCGTCCGCAACTACCTCACGACGATCGTCAGCAAGCTCAACGCGCGCAACCGTGTCGACGCCATCCGTATCGCGCAGGAGGCGGGCTGGCTGTCCTGA